Proteins encoded within one genomic window of Gadus chalcogrammus isolate NIFS_2021 chromosome 6, NIFS_Gcha_1.0, whole genome shotgun sequence:
- the LOC130384161 gene encoding chemerin-like receptor 1 yields the protein MDLGDYDPGQYDNYTYNDDNETTIQESSSLPITGCFDSIICIALIIINVVIFILGFCGNAVVIWIAGFKMNKSVNTTWYLSLAISDFIFCACLPFGIANLAMGEWIFGLVMCKLTSFVMFLNMFSSIFLLVVISVDRCVSVAFPVWAQNQRTVRKASAVVVLAWLMSITLSMPSMVFRDVSDHRGKVTCANNYTTYRHSHKYVAWSRFLGGFVVPFLIIIFCYSVIILKLTKNKMTKSTKPFKVMSALIATFFICWLPYHFFILLELNPHQFDVENLTIGLQVGTTIATANSFLNPFLYVFMGNDFKQKFKSSLLNKMENAMGEDGRTLSRYLSRSSSYDARASTHI from the coding sequence ATGGATTTAGGGGATTATGATCCCGGCCAGTATGACAACTACACTTACAATGACGATAACGAGACCACAATACAGGAGTCCTCTTCCCTACCCATCACAGGGTGTTTTGATTCGATTATCTGCATTGCACTCATTATCATCAACGTCGTCATCTTCATACTGGGCTTCTGCGGCAATGCTGTCGTGATTTGGATCGCCGGCTTCAAGATGAACAAGTCGGTTAACACCACCTGGTACCTGAGCCTGGCCATCTCTGACTTCATCTTCTGTGCCTGCTTGCCCTTTGGTATCGCGAACTTGGCGATGGGAGAGTGGATATTCGGCCTGGTCATGTGTAAGCTCACCTCCTTCGTCATGTTCCTCAACATGTTCAGCAGCATCTTCCTGCTGGTGGTCATCAGCGTAGACCGCTGCGTGTCTGTGGCTTTTCCCGTGTGGGCGCAGAACCAACGCACCGTCAGGAAGGCCTCAGCCGTGGTAGTCCTGGCCTGGTTGATGTCCATCACGCTCAGCATGCCCAGTATGGTGTTCCGTGACGTGTCCGACCACCGAGGGAAGGTAACATGCGCCAACAATTACACCACATATAGACACAGCCATAAGTACGTGGCGTGGAGCCGCTTCCTTGGAGGGTTCGTGGTGCCCTTCTTGATCATCATCTTCTGCTACTCTGTCATCATCCTCAAACTCACAAAGAATAAGATGACCAAATCGACCAAACCCTTCAAGGTCATGTCGGCCCTCATCGCCACATTCTTCATCTGCTGGCTTCCATACCACTTCTTCATTCTGCTGGAGCTGAACCCCCACCAGTTCGATGTGGAGAACCTCACCATTGGACTACAGGTGGGCACGACTATTGCGACGGCCAACAGCTTCCTGAACCCGTTCCTCTATGTGTTCATGGGCAACGACTTCAAGCAGAAGTTCAAGAGTTCCCTGCTCAACAAAATGGAGAATGCTATGGGCGAAGACGGCCGCACTCTCAGCCGGTACCTGTCCAGGTCCAGCTCTTATGACGCCAGGGCCTCTACACACATCTAG
- the LOC130384338 gene encoding chemerin-like receptor 1, with protein sequence MDLGDYDYGEYDNYTYSENDSLTIMQDSFSLPVTGCFDSIACVALIIINVVTFILGFCGNAVVIWIAGFKMNKSVNTTWYLSLAISDFIFCACLPFGIAYLAMGEWIFGLVMCKLTSFVMFLNMFSSIFLLVVISADRCVSVAFPVWAQNQRTVRKASAVVVLAWLMSITLSMPSMVFRDVSDHRGKVTCVNNYHTYRHSHKYVAWSRFLGGFVVPFLIIIFCYSVIILKLTKNKMTKSTKPFKVMSALIATFFICWLPYHIFILLELNPHQFDVEILTIGLQLGTTIATANSFLNPFLYVFMGNDFKQKFKSSLLNKMENAMGEDGRTLSRYLSRSSSYDARASTHI encoded by the coding sequence ATGGATTTAGGGGATTATGATTACGGCGAGTACGACAACTACACTTACAGTGAAAATGATAGCCTGACCATAATGCAGGATTCATTTTCCCTACCCGTCACAGGGTGTTTTGATTCGATTGCCTGCGTTgcactcatcatcatcaacgtCGTCACCTTCATACTGGGCTTCTGCGGCAATGCTGTCGTGATTTGGATCGCCGGCTTCAAGATGAACAAATCGGTGAACACCACCTGGTACCTGAGCCTGGCCATCTCTGACTTCATCTTCTGTGCCTGCTTGCCCTTTGGTATCGCGTACTTGGCGATGGGAGAGTGGATATTCGGCCTGGTCATGTGCAAGCTCACCTCCTTCGTCATGTTCCTCAACATGTTCAGCAGCATCTTCCTGCTGGTGGTCATCAGCGCAGACCGCTGCGTGTCTGTGGCGTTTCCCGTGTGGGCGCAGAACCAACGCACCGTCAGGAAGGCCTCAGCCGTGGTAGTCCTGGCCTGGTTGATGTCCATCACGCTCAGCATGCCCAGTATGGTGTTCCGTGACGTGTCCGACCACCGAGGGAAGGTAACATGCGTCAACAATTACCACACGTATCGACACAGCCACAAGTACGTGGCGTGGAGCCGCTTCCTTGGAGGGTTCGTGGTGCCCTTCTTGATCATCATCTTCTGCTACTCTGTCATCATCCTCAAACTCACAAAGAATAAGATGACCAAATCGACCAAACCCTTCAAGGTCATGTCGGCCCTCATCGCCACTTTCTTCATCTGCTGGCTTCCATACCACATCTTCATTCTGCTGGAGCTGAACCCCCACCAGTTCGATGTGGAGATCCTCACCATTGGACTACAGTTGGGCACGACTATTGCGACGGCCAACAGCTTCCTGAACCCGTTCCTCTATGTGTTCATGGGCAACGACTTCAAGCAGAAGTTCAAGAGTTCCCTGCTCAACAAAATGGAGAATGCTATGGGCGAAGACGGCCGCACTCTCAGCCGGTACCTGTCCAGGTCCAGCTCTTATGACGCCAGGGCCTCTACACACATCTAG
- the wscd2 gene encoding LOW QUALITY PROTEIN: sialate:O-sulfotransferase 2 (The sequence of the model RefSeq protein was modified relative to this genomic sequence to represent the inferred CDS: inserted 2 bases in 2 codons): MARPLLKIQRYFRRKPVRFFSLILLYLTAGSLVFLHSGFVGGNFSGSGSGAGGGRGRDPLVATDPGAGKAASTARQEVAGAMSRVFREPRRHGRRYGPAWMKRARQDGQKVGGRGGDAGWNRALKGRNGKDTDDGRAKYVGCYVDDIQKRALRGVSFFDYKKMTVFRCQDNCAERGYLYAGLEFGAECYCGHKVQGANVTESECNMECKGERSSACGGXNRLSIYRLELSHESARRYGSAIFXGCFLKPDNVSLALPVTAVLQNMSIDKCVDMCTEKEQSLAVLAGDRCHCGFPTSHFSLHEPEEENMCLHRCHVEELESCGNDQYFVVYQTQVQDNRCMDRRFLPSRSKLLQALASFPGAGNTWARHLIELATGFYSGSYYFDGSLYNKGFKGERDHWRSGRTICIKTHESGKKEIEAFDSGILMIRNPYKALMAEFNRKYGGHIGFASQAHWKGKEWPEFVKNYAPWWASHTLDWLRYGRHVHVVHFEDLKRDLFSQLKAMVLFLGPVVSEDRLLCVEGQKDGNFKRSGLRKLEYDPYTPEMCADINKLIRTVDVALRAKNMSGVPMEYMPR; this comes from the exons ATGGCCAGACCTCTGCTGAAGATCCAGCGCTACTTCCGTCGGAAACCCGTGCGCTTCTTCTCCCTGATCCTCCTCTACCTGACCGCCGGCAGCCTGGTGTTCCTGCACTCGGGCTTCGTGGGCGGGAACTTCTCCGGGAGCGGCagcggcgccggcggcggccGGGGCCGAGACCCCCTGGTCGCCACGGATCCGGGCGCCGGAAAGGCGGCGTCCACCGCCAGGCAGGAAGTGGCTGGCGCCATGAGTCGTGTGTTCCGGGAACCCCGCCGCCACGGCCGGCGCTACGGCCCAGCGTGGATGAAGAGGGCGCGGCAGGACGGGCAGAAggtgggagggcgggggggggatgcagGATGGAACCGCGCTCTCAAAGGACGCAACGGGAAGGACACGGACGATGGACGAG ccaAGTATGTTGGCTGCTACGTCGACGATATACAGAAGAGGGCGCTGAGAGGAGTCTCCTTCTTTGACTACAAAAAAATGACTGTTTTCCGTTGCCAGGACAACTGCGCTGAAAG AGGCTACCTGTATGCGGGTCTGGAGTTCGGGGCCGAGTGCTACTGCGGTCACAAGGTCCAGGGGGCCAACGTCACGGAGAGCGAGTGCAACATGGAATGTAAAGGCGAGCGGAGCAGCGCATGCGGCG CCAACCGCCTCTCCATCTACAGACTGGAGCTGAGCCACGAGTCGGCCCGGCGCT ATGGAAGTGCCATAT AGGGCTGCTTCCTCAAGCCCGACAACGTCTCTCTGGCCCTTCCTGTTACAGCGGTCTTACAAAACATGTCTATTGACAAGTGTGTTGACATGTGCACAGAGAAG GAGCAGTCTCTGGCAGTGCTGGCTGGGGACCGCTGCCACTGTGGCTTCCCGACGTCACACTTCTCCCTCCACGAGCCCGAGGAGGAGAACATGTGCCTTCACCGCTGCcatgtggaggagctggagagctgTGGGAACGACCAGTACTTTGTCGTCTATCAAACACAGGTTCAAG ACAACCGTTGCATGGACCGCCGCTTTCTGCCCTCCCGCTCCAAGCTGCTGCAGGCCCTGGCCAGCTTCCCCGGCGCCGGAAACACCTGGGCCCGGCACCTCATCGAGCTCGCCACAGGCTTCTACTCGGGCAGCTACTACTTCGACGGCTCGCTCTACAACAAAG GATTTAAGGGGGAGCGAGACCACTGGCGGAGTGGAAGGACCATCTGCATCAAGACCCATGAGAGCGGGAAGAAAGAGATCGAAGCCTTTGACTCCGGCATTCTCATGATCAGGAACCCCTACAAGGCCCTCATGGCGGAGTTCAACCGCAAATATGGCGGCCATATTGGGTTTGCATCCCAGGCTCACTGGAAGGGGAAGG AGTGGCCCGAGTTTGTGAAGAACTACGCTCCATGGTGGGCGTCCCACACCCTGGACTGGCTGCGCTACGGGAGGCACGTCCACGTGGTTCACTTCGAGGACCTGAAGCGGGACCTCTTCTCCCAGCTCAAGGCCATGGTGCTGTTCCTGGGTCCTGTGGTGTCTGAGGACCGCTTGCTCTGCGTGGAGGGTCAGAAGGACGGGAACTTCAAGCGCTCGGGCCTGCGCAAGCTCGAGTACGATCCCTACACGCCGGAGATGTGCGCGGACATCAACAAACTGATCCGAACGGTGGACGTCGCGTTGAGGGCGAAGAACATGTCGGGCGTGCCCATGGAGTACATGCCGAGATGA